CGCGCTGGCGCAAGCCGATGTGGTGCTGGTCGACGATCTGGTGAACCCCGACGTGCTGCAGTTCGCGCGCGCCGATGCGCTGGTCGTGTACGTCGGCAAACGCGGCGGGCATCCGTCAACGCCGCAAGCCGGCATCGTCGCGCAGATGCTCGACCATCTGCAGGCGGGACGCAGTGTCGCCCGTCTGAAAGGCGGTGATCCGTTCGTGTTCGGCCGTGGCGGCGAGGAACAGCAGGCGCTGCATGCCGCCGGCATCGACGTGGACGTGATCAACGGCATCACCGCCGGAATTGCGGCGCCCGCGGCAATCGGCATTCCCGTGACGCATCGCGATCACGCGCAAGGCGTGGTGTTCGTCACCGGACACGGCGCCGGCAGCGGCGAGCCCGACTGGGCCGCACTCGCCGCCACGCGGATGACGCTGGTGGTTTACATGGGCATGCGGCGGCTCAACGAAATCGTCGACGCATTGCTCGCGGCCGGGATGAGCCCCGAAACGCCGTGCGCGGCGATCGAATCGGCTACGCGTCCCGAGCAACGGCATACGCTCGCGCGGCTCGGCGAGTTCGCGGATGCGGTCTCGCGCGCCGGACTCGGCTCGCCG
This genomic stretch from Paraburkholderia caffeinilytica harbors:
- the cobA gene encoding uroporphyrinogen-III C-methyltransferase; this encodes MSRAWLIGAGPGDVELMTLKATRALAQADVVLVDDLVNPDVLQFARADALVVYVGKRGGHPSTPQAGIVAQMLDHLQAGRSVARLKGGDPFVFGRGGEEQQALHAAGIDVDVINGITAGIAAPAAIGIPVTHRDHAQGVVFVTGHGAGSGEPDWAALAATRMTLVVYMGMRRLNEIVDALLAAGMSPETPCAAIESATRPEQRHTLARLGEFADAVSRAGLGSPAIVVIGGVASLAWARDAINADSAGALEAARAANATSPANPTDVP